The proteins below come from a single Nocardiopsis gilva YIM 90087 genomic window:
- the egtD gene encoding L-histidine N(alpha)-methyltransferase, whose protein sequence is MLPIEYHLTADDLAKSLREDVYDGLTSRPKTLPPKWFYDERGSVLFERITELPEYYPTRTERAILERYAADIAAVTGSDTLVELGAGSGEKTRLLLDALGAGGTLRRFVPVDVSGDFLRDAAAGIAASYPGVDVRPVVADFVRHLHLLPTAGRRLVAMIGSTIGNLTPAERLGFLAELRGTLAEGDALLLGLDLVKAPARLRAAYDDAQGVTAEFNRNVLRVINRELDADFAPDAFAHVAPWDAEAEWIEMRLRSTRRQRVHVGALDLDVGFAEGEEMRTEISAKFRREGIEGELARAGLTLTHWWTDPDGDFALLVAVP, encoded by the coding sequence ATGCTCCCGATCGAATACCACCTGACCGCCGACGACCTCGCGAAATCCCTGCGCGAGGACGTCTACGACGGCCTGACCTCCCGCCCCAAGACCCTGCCCCCGAAGTGGTTCTACGACGAGCGGGGCAGCGTCCTGTTCGAGCGGATCACCGAGCTGCCGGAGTACTACCCGACCCGCACCGAGCGGGCCATCCTGGAGCGGTACGCGGCCGACATCGCCGCCGTGACCGGGTCCGACACCCTCGTGGAGCTCGGCGCGGGCTCGGGGGAGAAGACCCGACTGCTGCTGGACGCGCTCGGGGCGGGCGGGACGCTGCGCCGGTTCGTCCCGGTCGACGTCAGCGGCGACTTCCTGCGGGACGCCGCCGCGGGCATCGCCGCGTCGTATCCCGGTGTGGACGTCCGCCCGGTCGTCGCCGACTTCGTCCGCCACCTGCACCTGCTGCCGACGGCCGGGCGACGGCTGGTGGCGATGATCGGCTCCACCATCGGCAACCTCACCCCGGCCGAACGGCTCGGCTTCCTGGCCGAGCTGCGCGGCACCCTGGCCGAGGGCGACGCGCTGCTGCTCGGGCTGGACCTGGTCAAGGCCCCTGCCCGGCTGCGCGCGGCCTACGACGACGCCCAGGGCGTGACCGCCGAGTTCAACCGCAACGTCCTGCGCGTCATCAACCGGGAACTGGACGCCGACTTCGCCCCCGATGCCTTCGCGCACGTCGCCCCGTGGGACGCCGAGGCCGAGTGGATCGAGATGCGGCTGCGCTCGACCCGCCGTCAGCGCGTTCACGTGGGCGCGCTCGACCTCGACGTCGGGTTCGCGGAGGGCGAGGAGATGCGTACCGAGATCTCCGCGAAGTTCCGCCGCGAGGGCATCGAGGGCGAACTCGCCCGGGCCGGTCTCACCCTCACGCACTGGTGGACCGACCCGGACGGTGACTTCGCCCTGCTCGTGGCCGTCCCCTAA
- the egtC gene encoding ergothioneine biosynthesis protein EgtC, whose protein sequence is MCRHLAYLGTPTTLHDLLYAPPFSLERQSYAPRAQLHGTVNADGFGVGWYDPGRDAPLRYRRSLPIWADTSFADAARVIRSECVVAAVRDTTPGFGSDESCAQPFRGDPGRGDPWLFSHNGAVDDDEALAERLSPPAPSGVLDARTPVDSAPLFAHAMRLWRKGEDLGLALADVVREARSHSGGRYNLLASDGHRLAATAAGDSLYTRVRPDGMCIASEPFDDDPAWQRVPDGSLVIADRDGVDVTTI, encoded by the coding sequence ATGTGCCGCCACCTGGCCTACCTCGGGACGCCCACCACTCTGCACGACCTGCTCTACGCGCCGCCCTTCTCACTGGAGCGGCAGTCCTATGCCCCCCGCGCGCAGCTGCACGGCACCGTCAACGCCGACGGGTTCGGCGTGGGGTGGTACGACCCCGGCCGCGACGCGCCGCTGCGCTACCGGCGCTCCCTGCCGATCTGGGCCGACACCTCGTTCGCCGACGCCGCGCGGGTCATCCGGTCGGAATGCGTGGTGGCGGCCGTCCGCGACACCACCCCCGGCTTCGGGTCCGACGAGTCCTGTGCCCAGCCGTTCCGGGGCGACCCCGGCCGCGGTGACCCCTGGCTGTTCAGCCACAACGGCGCCGTCGACGACGATGAGGCGCTCGCCGAACGCCTCTCCCCGCCCGCGCCCTCCGGTGTGCTGGACGCCCGCACCCCCGTCGACTCCGCCCCGCTGTTCGCCCACGCGATGCGCCTGTGGCGCAAGGGGGAGGACCTGGGCCTGGCCCTGGCCGACGTGGTACGGGAGGCCCGCTCCCACTCCGGCGGCCGCTACAACCTGCTCGCCTCCGACGGGCATCGCCTCGCCGCGACCGCCGCGGGCGACTCCCTCTACACCCGGGTGCGCCCGGACGGGATGTGCATCGCCTCCGAGCCCTTCGACGACGACCCCGCCTGGCAGCGGGTCCCCGACGGATCCCTGGTCATCGCCGATCGCGACGGCGTCGACGTCACGACGATCTGA
- the egtB gene encoding ergothioneine biosynthesis protein EgtB: MTENPDPTQSADPSTSTPSTLRERIAAELDSGRRRSEGLTVGVLDDADLIAQHSPLMSPLVWDFAHVGNYEEQWLVRAAAGRDALRPDIDVLYDAFENPRAERVTLPLLRPREAEEYNAQVRRMVLDSLEHVSFDSGTALLDSGFVYHMVIQHEHQHDETMLATHQLRRGDPVLDVGAVPPPALPSGPSEVLVAGGPFTMGTDDDPWAYDNERGAHTVDLPAFWIDTRAVTNAAHMDFIADGGYDDSRWWSEEGWAWRSRTGKHAPAFWRRDAGQWLRRRFGRVEPVPPDEPVQHVSFYEAEAHARWAGKRLPTEAEWEKAARHDPATGTSLRFPWGADEPGHHHANLGQRLLHPTPAGTHPGGTAPSGAQQMLGDVWEWTASDFTAYPGFQAFPYPEYSEVFFGGDYKVLRGGSWATHPTAIRGTFRNWDHPIRRQIFSGFRCARNAEVE, encoded by the coding sequence ATGACCGAGAACCCGGACCCCACGCAGAGCGCTGACCCTTCGACGTCTACCCCGTCCACTCTCCGCGAGCGCATCGCCGCCGAACTCGACAGCGGGCGGCGGCGCAGCGAGGGGCTGACCGTCGGCGTCCTCGACGACGCCGACCTCATCGCCCAGCACTCCCCGCTGATGTCGCCGCTGGTGTGGGACTTCGCCCACGTCGGCAACTACGAGGAGCAGTGGCTGGTGCGCGCCGCGGCCGGACGCGACGCCCTGCGCCCCGACATCGACGTGCTCTACGACGCCTTCGAGAACCCGCGCGCCGAGCGGGTCACCCTGCCCCTGCTGCGTCCGCGCGAGGCCGAGGAGTACAACGCGCAGGTCCGGCGCATGGTGCTGGACTCGCTGGAGCACGTCTCCTTCGACTCCGGAACGGCGCTGCTGGACAGCGGATTCGTCTACCACATGGTCATCCAGCACGAACACCAGCACGACGAGACCATGCTCGCCACCCACCAGCTCCGCCGCGGCGACCCGGTGCTCGACGTCGGAGCGGTGCCACCGCCCGCCCTGCCGTCCGGCCCGTCGGAGGTACTGGTGGCGGGCGGGCCGTTCACCATGGGGACCGACGACGACCCCTGGGCCTACGACAACGAGCGCGGGGCGCACACCGTCGACCTCCCAGCCTTCTGGATCGACACCCGGGCCGTCACCAACGCCGCCCACATGGACTTCATCGCCGACGGCGGCTACGACGACTCCCGCTGGTGGAGCGAGGAGGGATGGGCCTGGCGCAGCCGCACCGGGAAGCACGCCCCGGCGTTCTGGCGGCGGGACGCCGGACAGTGGCTGCGCCGCCGGTTCGGGCGCGTCGAACCGGTGCCGCCGGACGAGCCGGTGCAGCACGTGTCCTTCTACGAGGCCGAGGCCCACGCCCGTTGGGCGGGCAAACGGCTGCCGACCGAGGCCGAATGGGAGAAGGCGGCCCGCCACGACCCGGCCACCGGGACCTCGCTGCGCTTCCCGTGGGGCGCCGACGAGCCCGGCCACCACCACGCCAACCTCGGCCAGCGCCTGCTGCACCCCACCCCCGCCGGAACGCACCCCGGCGGGACCGCGCCGAGCGGGGCCCAGCAGATGCTCGGCGACGTGTGGGAGTGGACCGCCTCCGACTTCACCGCCTACCCGGGCTTCCAGGCGTTCCCCTACCCCGAGTACTCCGAGGTCTTCTTCGGCGGCGACTACAAGGTGCTGCGGGGCGGCTCCTGGGCCACACACCCCACCGCGATCCGGGGCACCTTCCGCAACTGGGACCACCCCATCCGCCGCCAGATCTTCAGCGGGTTCCGCTGCGCACGCAACGCGGAGGTGGAGTGA
- the egtA gene encoding ergothioneine biosynthesis glutamate--cysteine ligase EgtA, with translation MAYLAKDDVRDYVHGICFKTGPPGRVGAEAEWLVTDPHRPDQPVSLNLLSDLVDEAGPPPSGSTVTYEPGGQLELSSPPLPGPASAHSALTTDLTHIGKHLHDAGLRLEGLGLDPRRPPTQQLSLPRYAAMERFFAEGGGASGRTMMCSTASLQVCVDIGADPGDAERRWRLAHALGPLLVAAFANSPIWRGRRTGWRSTRWVIWAGIDASRTRPVPVGDPVDSWTRYALDAQLMTIRRDDQPWLCSPGITFAQWLDSGHPRRPTHDDLVYHLSTLFPPVRPRGHLELRMIDALPERWWPVPLAVVAALLDDPAATAVAIEATGRLPHGTAPATWRVAASDALTDPDLASCARACFAAASEALGRMGAARLVPVVDAYRERYVERGRCPADDALTPEGAV, from the coding sequence ATGGCGTACCTTGCCAAGGACGACGTCCGCGACTACGTACACGGCATCTGTTTCAAGACCGGCCCACCCGGGCGGGTGGGAGCCGAAGCCGAATGGCTCGTCACCGACCCGCACCGCCCGGACCAGCCCGTATCCCTGAACCTGCTATCGGACCTCGTTGACGAGGCGGGACCGCCGCCCAGCGGCAGCACCGTCACCTACGAACCCGGAGGGCAGCTGGAGCTCAGCTCGCCGCCACTCCCCGGACCCGCATCCGCGCACTCGGCGCTCACCACCGACCTCACCCACATCGGCAAGCACCTGCACGACGCGGGGCTCCGCCTGGAAGGTCTCGGACTCGACCCGCGCCGACCACCCACCCAGCAGCTCAGCCTGCCCCGCTATGCCGCCATGGAGCGGTTCTTCGCCGAAGGCGGCGGGGCGTCCGGGCGCACCATGATGTGCAGCACCGCCTCACTCCAGGTCTGCGTGGACATCGGGGCCGACCCCGGCGACGCCGAACGCCGCTGGCGGTTGGCGCACGCGCTCGGCCCCCTCCTCGTCGCGGCGTTCGCCAACTCGCCCATCTGGCGGGGACGCCGCACCGGCTGGCGTTCCACGCGCTGGGTCATCTGGGCGGGAATCGACGCCTCCCGGACCCGTCCGGTCCCCGTCGGGGACCCGGTCGACTCCTGGACCCGATACGCCCTCGACGCCCAGCTGATGACCATCCGCCGCGACGACCAGCCCTGGCTGTGCTCACCCGGCATCACCTTCGCCCAGTGGCTGGACAGCGGACATCCGCGCCGACCCACGCACGACGACCTCGTCTACCACCTGAGCACGCTGTTCCCGCCGGTGCGCCCGCGCGGCCACCTCGAACTCCGGATGATCGACGCGCTTCCGGAACGGTGGTGGCCGGTGCCGCTCGCCGTCGTCGCCGCCCTGCTCGACGATCCGGCGGCGACCGCCGTCGCGATCGAGGCCACCGGCCGACTGCCGCACGGCACCGCGCCCGCGACCTGGCGCGTCGCGGCGAGCGACGCCCTCACCGACCCTGACCTGGCCTCCTGCGCCCGCGCCTGCTTCGCGGCCGCGAGTGAGGCCCTGGGCCGCATGGGCGCCGCCCGACTCGTTCCCGTCGTCGACGCCTACCGCGAACGCTACGTCGAGCGCGGCCGCTGCCCCGCGGACGACGCGCTCACTCCCGAAGGAGCGGTATGA
- a CDS encoding acyl-CoA dehydrogenase family protein has translation MTDRNARVDDAVLRELLDGRWARVRQQARDQVRGDRFASVTGLSMADHRERVMDQLTAIATTEVPGYGFPAACGGADDVGASVVAFEMLVCDLSLMVKVGVQWGLFGGAIQALGTERHHAEYLPRVISLDLPGCFAMTETGHGSDVQRLRTTATYDADTEEFVVHTPDEAARKDYIGNAARDGRMAVVFAQLITQGENHGVHALLVPLRYASGTPLPGVRIEDCGPKAGLNGVDNGRIWFDQVRVPRTALLDRYGAVARDGTYTSPIDSPNRRFFTMLGTLVRGRISVAGGSGTATKAALAIALRYADTRRQFERSGTGEEVVLLDYLAHQRRLLPALARTFALHFAQEELVSALHDSQTGRAPLDEHGQRELESRAAGLKAVATWHATRTIQTCREACGGAGYLAENRLPQLKADTDVFTTFEGDNTVLLQLVAKGLLTDYRDAFGDLDPLPMARLVARQFLGAVIERTAARSVIERLVSAAPGRGEEADLYDRGWQLALLEDREKHIVEGLARRLRRAGAEDADAFEVFNNAQDHVLAAGRAHVDRVVLEAFVAAIDRCPEGGTRVLLDRLCDLYVLSIVEEDRAWFLEHERLSASRAKAVTQAVNALCQGLRPHAVDLVEGFGLLDEWLAAPIALGAEAARQDTQQRAASLGGALRR, from the coding sequence ATGACCGACCGGAACGCACGGGTCGACGACGCGGTGCTGCGCGAACTGCTGGACGGACGCTGGGCGCGGGTCCGGCAGCAGGCCCGCGACCAGGTACGCGGCGACCGGTTCGCCTCCGTCACCGGGCTGAGCATGGCCGACCACCGCGAACGGGTCATGGACCAGCTCACGGCGATCGCCACGACGGAGGTGCCCGGCTACGGCTTCCCCGCGGCCTGCGGGGGCGCCGACGACGTGGGCGCCTCGGTCGTGGCCTTCGAGATGCTGGTCTGCGACCTGTCGCTGATGGTGAAGGTCGGCGTGCAGTGGGGCCTGTTCGGCGGCGCCATCCAGGCCCTGGGCACCGAGCGCCACCACGCCGAGTACCTGCCCCGGGTGATCTCCCTCGACCTGCCCGGCTGCTTCGCGATGACCGAGACCGGGCACGGCTCGGACGTGCAGCGGCTGCGCACCACCGCCACCTATGACGCCGACACCGAGGAGTTCGTGGTCCACACGCCCGACGAGGCGGCGCGCAAGGACTACATCGGCAACGCGGCCCGCGACGGGCGGATGGCCGTGGTCTTCGCCCAGCTCATCACCCAGGGCGAGAACCACGGCGTGCACGCGCTGCTGGTGCCCCTCCGCTACGCGTCGGGCACGCCGCTGCCCGGCGTCCGTATCGAGGACTGCGGACCCAAGGCGGGCCTCAACGGCGTGGACAACGGCCGGATCTGGTTCGACCAGGTGCGCGTGCCCCGCACCGCCCTGCTCGACCGCTACGGTGCCGTCGCGCGCGACGGCACCTACACCAGCCCCATCGACAGTCCCAACCGCCGCTTCTTCACCATGCTCGGCACCCTGGTACGCGGCCGCATCAGCGTCGCGGGCGGGTCGGGGACCGCGACCAAGGCCGCACTGGCCATCGCGCTGCGCTACGCCGACACCCGCCGCCAGTTCGAGCGCTCCGGGACCGGCGAGGAGGTCGTGCTGCTGGACTACCTCGCCCACCAGCGCCGCCTGCTGCCCGCGCTCGCCCGCACCTTCGCCCTCCACTTCGCCCAGGAGGAGCTGGTCAGCGCGCTGCACGACAGCCAGACCGGGCGGGCTCCGCTCGACGAGCACGGCCAGCGCGAGCTGGAGTCGCGCGCCGCCGGGCTGAAGGCCGTGGCCACCTGGCACGCCACCCGCACCATCCAGACCTGCCGCGAGGCGTGCGGCGGCGCCGGGTACCTGGCGGAGAACCGGCTGCCCCAGCTCAAGGCCGACACCGACGTCTTCACGACGTTCGAGGGCGACAACACGGTCCTGCTCCAGCTGGTCGCCAAGGGACTGCTCACCGACTACCGGGACGCGTTCGGCGACCTCGACCCGCTGCCCATGGCGCGGCTGGTGGCCAGGCAGTTCCTCGGTGCGGTCATCGAGCGCACCGCCGCGCGCTCGGTGATCGAGCGCCTGGTCAGCGCCGCGCCCGGGCGGGGCGAGGAGGCCGACCTGTATGACCGGGGCTGGCAGCTCGCCCTGCTGGAGGACCGCGAGAAGCACATCGTCGAGGGGCTGGCCCGGCGGCTGCGCCGGGCGGGGGCGGAGGACGCCGACGCGTTCGAGGTGTTCAACAACGCCCAGGACCACGTGCTGGCGGCCGGGCGCGCACACGTCGACCGGGTGGTCCTGGAGGCGTTCGTCGCGGCGATCGACCGCTGCCCGGAGGGCGGCACCCGGGTCCTGCTGGACCGGTTGTGCGACCTGTACGTGCTGTCGATCGTGGAGGAGGACCGCGCCTGGTTCCTGGAGCACGAGCGGCTCTCGGCCTCGCGCGCCAAGGCGGTCACCCAGGCGGTGAACGCGCTGTGCCAGGGCCTGCGGCCGCACGCCGTCGACCTCGTCGAGGGGTTCGGGCTGCTCGACGAGTGGCTGGCGGCCCCCATCGCACTGGGCGCGGAGGCCGCCCGGCAGGACACCCAGCAGCGTGCGGCGTCGCTGGGCGGTGCGCTGCGGCGCTGA
- a CDS encoding phosphoketolase family protein — translation MTDASTAPSREPLGRDELRGVDLYWRAANYLSVGQIYLLDNPLLWEPLRPEHIKPRLLGHWGTTPGLSFLYAHLSRQVKLRDIDMIWIVGPGHGGPAAVATAWLDGTFSEIYPDVTQDVEGMRRLFTQFSFPGGVPSHVAPEVPGSIHEGGELGYALSHAYGAALDNPDLIVAAIVGDGEAETGPLAGSWLANRFVDPVHDGTVLPILHLNGYKIASPTVLARIPEGDLVSMLEGYGYRPYIVSGDEPEAMHQQLAATLDTVLGEIGAIRRRVREEGDTGPVRWPMIVFRTPKGWTGPSLVDGQQVEGTWRSHQVPLAAVRDNPEHLRLLENWLRSYDPEELFDFNGTPNPETIAPVPAGSRRISANPHANGGLLLKDLSLPDYRRHAVDVPAPAVRSVGATGVLGGFLRDVMRSNPTTFRIMGPDETASNRLGAVFDATDRTWGLETEPTDEHLAPDGRVMEVLSEHLCQGWLEGYLLTGRHGLFNSYEAFVHIVDSMFNQHAKWLKITRGLPWRRPIASLNYLLSSHVWRQDHNGFSHQDPGFLDHVVNKKPEIIRVYLPPDANTLLHTVDRCLRMRDTVNVVVAGKQPALTYLSMEEAIAHCTRGAGIWEWASTDVGRAPDVVLACAGDVPTLETLGAARLLRQHLPQLKVRVVNIVDLMRLVPAEEHPHGLSESDFDTLFTADRPIIFAFHGYPWLIHRLTYRRSGHDNLHVRGYKEEGSTTTPFDMVLRNDLDRFHLVIDVIDRIPGLAVRAAHLRQRMQDERLRCHDYAREHGEDPPDIRDWTWSS, via the coding sequence ATGACCGACGCGAGTACGGCGCCGAGCCGGGAACCACTGGGACGGGACGAACTGCGCGGGGTCGACCTCTACTGGCGGGCCGCGAACTATCTCTCGGTCGGGCAGATCTACCTGCTCGACAACCCGCTGCTGTGGGAGCCCCTGCGCCCCGAGCACATCAAGCCCCGCCTGCTCGGACACTGGGGCACGACGCCCGGCCTGTCCTTCCTCTACGCCCACCTGTCGCGGCAGGTGAAGCTCCGCGACATCGACATGATCTGGATCGTCGGCCCGGGGCACGGCGGCCCCGCCGCCGTCGCCACCGCGTGGCTCGACGGCACCTTCAGCGAGATCTACCCGGACGTCACCCAGGACGTCGAAGGCATGCGCCGCCTGTTCACGCAGTTCTCCTTCCCGGGCGGGGTGCCCAGCCACGTCGCGCCGGAAGTGCCCGGGTCCATCCACGAGGGCGGCGAACTGGGGTACGCGCTCTCGCACGCCTACGGCGCGGCCCTGGACAACCCCGACCTGATCGTGGCGGCGATCGTCGGTGACGGTGAGGCCGAGACCGGGCCGCTGGCCGGAAGCTGGCTGGCCAACCGCTTCGTCGACCCGGTCCATGACGGCACGGTGCTGCCGATCCTGCACCTCAACGGGTACAAGATCGCCAGCCCCACGGTGCTGGCCCGCATCCCCGAAGGCGACCTGGTCTCGATGCTGGAGGGGTACGGTTACCGGCCCTACATCGTCTCGGGCGACGAACCCGAGGCCATGCACCAGCAGCTGGCGGCCACCCTCGACACGGTCCTCGGCGAGATCGGCGCCATCCGCCGCCGGGTCCGCGAGGAGGGGGACACCGGACCGGTCCGCTGGCCGATGATCGTCTTCCGCACGCCCAAGGGGTGGACCGGCCCGTCCCTGGTCGACGGCCAGCAGGTCGAGGGCACGTGGCGGTCGCACCAGGTCCCCCTCGCCGCGGTCCGGGACAACCCCGAACACCTCCGGCTGCTGGAGAACTGGCTGCGCTCGTATGATCCCGAGGAGCTGTTCGACTTCAACGGGACGCCGAACCCTGAGACCATCGCGCCAGTCCCCGCGGGCTCCCGCCGGATCAGCGCCAACCCGCACGCCAACGGCGGGCTGCTGCTCAAGGACCTGTCCCTGCCCGACTACCGGCGGCACGCGGTCGACGTCCCGGCACCCGCCGTCCGGAGCGTCGGCGCCACCGGTGTGCTCGGCGGCTTCCTGCGCGACGTCATGCGCAGCAACCCGACCACCTTCCGGATCATGGGACCCGACGAGACGGCGTCGAACCGGCTCGGCGCGGTGTTCGACGCCACCGACCGCACGTGGGGGCTGGAGACCGAGCCGACCGACGAGCACCTCGCCCCCGACGGCCGCGTGATGGAGGTGCTCAGCGAGCACCTGTGCCAGGGCTGGCTGGAGGGCTACCTGCTAACCGGGCGGCACGGCCTGTTCAACAGCTACGAGGCGTTCGTGCACATCGTGGACTCGATGTTCAACCAGCACGCCAAATGGCTCAAGATCACCCGCGGTCTGCCCTGGCGCCGTCCGATCGCCTCGCTCAACTACCTGCTCAGCTCGCACGTGTGGCGCCAGGACCACAACGGGTTCAGCCACCAGGACCCCGGCTTCCTCGACCACGTGGTCAACAAGAAGCCCGAGATCATCCGCGTCTACCTGCCGCCGGACGCCAACACGCTGCTGCACACCGTCGACCGCTGCCTGCGCATGCGCGACACCGTCAACGTGGTCGTCGCGGGCAAGCAGCCCGCGCTCACCTACCTCTCCATGGAGGAGGCCATCGCCCACTGCACACGCGGCGCGGGAATCTGGGAGTGGGCCAGCACGGACGTCGGCAGGGCGCCCGACGTGGTGCTGGCGTGCGCGGGCGACGTCCCCACGCTGGAGACGCTCGGTGCGGCGCGGTTGCTCCGCCAGCACCTGCCCCAGCTCAAGGTGCGGGTGGTCAACATCGTCGACCTGATGCGGCTGGTCCCGGCCGAGGAGCACCCGCACGGGCTCTCCGAGAGCGACTTCGACACGCTCTTCACCGCGGACAGGCCGATCATCTTCGCGTTCCACGGCTACCCGTGGCTGATCCACCGGCTCACCTACCGCCGCAGCGGGCACGACAACCTGCACGTCCGCGGCTACAAGGAGGAGGGCAGCACCACCACGCCCTTCGACATGGTGCTCCGCAACGACCTCGACCGCTTCCACCTGGTCATCGACGTCATCGACCGCATCCCCGGACTCGCGGTGCGCGCCGCGCACCTGCGCCAGCGCATGCAGGACGAACGGCTGCGCTGCCACGACTACGCGCGCGAGCACGGCGAGGACCCGCCGGACATCCGGGACTGGACCTGGTCGTCCTGA
- a CDS encoding TetR/AcrR family transcriptional regulator gives MELETAAPGREPRQDRSRATRRRLLEAAVECLSDVGFSGATVGVVAKRAGVSRGAAQHHFRTREDLLTAALLHMSENRLAELRRRAADLPDGAARTGAVVEMLIDAYTGPEFSAALQLWAAAANDPRLRSQVIPLEEHVGREAHRAAVDLLGADETAPGVREAVQATLDLARGLGLASLLTDDEPRRRRVVGQWTRMLEETLR, from the coding sequence ATCGAGCTCGAAACGGCGGCGCCGGGCCGGGAACCGCGTCAGGACCGCAGCCGCGCCACCCGCCGGCGGCTCCTGGAGGCGGCCGTGGAGTGCCTGTCCGATGTCGGCTTCTCCGGGGCCACCGTGGGTGTCGTGGCCAAGCGCGCCGGGGTGTCGCGGGGCGCGGCCCAGCACCACTTCCGCACCCGCGAGGACCTGCTCACCGCCGCGCTGCTGCACATGAGCGAGAACCGGCTGGCCGAGCTGCGCCGTCGCGCCGCCGATCTGCCCGACGGCGCCGCCCGCACCGGGGCCGTGGTCGAGATGCTCATCGACGCCTACACCGGACCGGAGTTCTCCGCCGCCCTCCAACTTTGGGCGGCCGCCGCCAATGATCCGCGGCTGCGCTCCCAGGTCATCCCGCTGGAGGAACACGTCGGACGCGAGGCGCACCGCGCCGCCGTCGACCTGCTCGGCGCCGACGAGACCGCCCCCGGCGTGCGGGAGGCCGTGCAGGCCACCCTCGACCTCGCACGCGGCCTGGGGCTGGCCAGCCTCCTGACCGACGACGAACCGCGGCGGCGCCGCGTCGTCGGCCAGTGGACCCGGATGCTCGAAGAGACCCTTCGTTGA
- a CDS encoding acyl-CoA dehydrogenase family protein, whose amino-acid sequence MSFVEPAERAELRAAVAGLAGKYGAEYYRARAKEGAYLTELWAEAGRLGYLGVNVPEAYGGGGGGISDLAAVLEELSAAGCPTLMMVVSPAICGTVLARFGTPAQRERWLPGIASGETIVAFAITEPDAGSNAHRLTTTGRRDGDDWVLNGRKTFISGVDVADAVLVVGRTEDARTGRLKPALFLVPTDAPGFEARPIEMDLVSPDHQFALFLDDVRLPGDALLGDPDTGLQQLFAGLNPERIMGAALATGSARNALDRAVAYANERAVWGTPIGAHQGLAHPLAQVKVELELARLMTRKAAFLYDTGDDAGAGECANMAKYAAGEVCARAVDQAVQTLGGNGLASEYGLGAAIASSRLGRIAPVSREMILNYVAQHSLGLPKSY is encoded by the coding sequence ATGAGCTTTGTTGAACCGGCCGAGCGCGCGGAGCTGCGGGCGGCCGTCGCCGGGCTCGCCGGAAAGTACGGCGCCGAGTACTACCGCGCCCGCGCCAAGGAGGGCGCCTACCTCACCGAGCTGTGGGCCGAGGCCGGACGCCTCGGCTACCTCGGTGTCAACGTGCCCGAAGCCTACGGGGGCGGAGGCGGCGGGATCAGCGACCTCGCCGCCGTCCTGGAGGAGCTGAGCGCGGCGGGGTGTCCCACCCTGATGATGGTCGTCTCCCCGGCGATCTGCGGCACCGTCCTGGCCCGATTCGGCACCCCCGCCCAGCGGGAGCGCTGGCTGCCCGGCATCGCCTCCGGCGAGACCATCGTGGCCTTCGCCATCACCGAGCCCGACGCCGGGTCCAACGCGCACCGCCTCACCACCACCGGGCGGCGCGACGGCGACGACTGGGTGCTCAACGGGCGCAAGACCTTCATCTCCGGGGTGGATGTCGCCGACGCCGTCCTCGTCGTCGGCCGCACCGAGGACGCGCGCACCGGCAGGCTGAAGCCCGCGCTGTTCCTGGTTCCCACCGACGCCCCCGGCTTCGAGGCCCGCCCGATCGAGATGGACCTCGTCAGCCCCGACCACCAGTTCGCGCTCTTCCTCGACGACGTCCGGCTGCCCGGCGACGCGCTGCTGGGCGACCCCGACACCGGGCTGCAACAGCTGTTCGCCGGGCTCAACCCCGAGCGCATCATGGGCGCCGCGCTCGCCACCGGATCGGCCCGCAACGCGCTGGACCGCGCGGTGGCCTACGCCAACGAGCGCGCGGTCTGGGGTACCCCCATCGGCGCCCACCAGGGGTTGGCCCACCCCTTGGCGCAGGTCAAGGTGGAGCTGGAACTCGCCCGGCTGATGACGCGGAAGGCCGCGTTCCTCTACGACACCGGAGACGACGCGGGCGCCGGCGAGTGCGCCAACATGGCCAAGTACGCGGCCGGGGAGGTCTGCGCCCGCGCCGTCGACCAGGCCGTGCAGACGCTTGGCGGCAACGGCTTGGCGAGCGAGTACGGCCTCGGCGCCGCGATCGCCTCCTCCCGGCTGGGCCGGATCGCCCCGGTGAGTCGGGAGATGATCCTCAACTACGTGGCGCAGCACTCGCTCGGCCTGCCGAAGTCGTACTGA